GTGTCGCGACGCTCAAGGCAATCTGCTGGGCTACGCCCTGACAGGCACAGCGGTGATGGAGAAACTGGCACTGAACAAGGAACTTCCACCCCTGCTGGCGTAAATACTGGTCGTTCTGTCGCAAAAACCCTACTTTTGGTCCCACAAAGGTCGCCCGGACACTGGCGCCGTTTTCGGCACCGTGCCATCCTCACTCCCGTCTGCCGCAGAGTAGAGCCTGCGGCGCCTTAGGGGCCGTTCCAAAGAGAACGGCACGGACATAACAACAAAAAAACCGTCAAAGGGGCTTCATTCATGCGTAAACCAGACCTCGCCGCCGCCATCGCGGAAAAAGCAGACCTCACCAAAGAACAAGCCAACCGCGTCCTCAACGCCGTCCTCGAAGAAATCACCGGCGCCCTGCACCGCAAGGACAGCGTCACCTTGGTGGGCTTCGGCACTTTCCTGCAACGGCACCGCGGCGCCCGCACTGGCAAAAACCCACAGACCGGCGAGCCGGTGAAGATCAAGGCCAGCAACACCGTTGCCTTCAAACCAGGCAAGTTCTTGAAAGACAGCGTCAACCCGTAATTGCTGCGAGTACCTCAGCCAGGGGGAAGAAAGCGGCAATCAAAGGGGCATACCGATGAATCGGTATGCCCCTTTTTTGTGCTGGCCGTGGCGAGGCCTTCAATGTGGGAGCGAGCCTGCTCGCGATGACGTCCGCCTATCCAGCAGGCCTCTTCGGCTGCGCCAATACCTTCAAGGCCGCCTTGCGTTCGTCGATCGGCAATTTGCCGAGCTTTTCCACCTCCGCGTAAAACCCGAGCCAGTCCCCGCCCTCCCGCCGGAACAGCGCCGCAAACGCCGGCACCCACTGGTCATACAGCCCGAACGGCAGCAACCGCGCATTGTTCAGTGGGGCATAGACCCAGGCATCGTAGCGTTTGTCGCCGGCCCATTGAGTGTCGCGCAACTGCCCATAGTCGGTGCGCAGGCGTTCGAATTCCTTTGCTTTGCGCTGACGCATCTGTTCGGTCGGCAGGGGTTGGGTGTAGAGCTTCTCCAGGCGCTGGCGGGTGTCGAGGATCAATTGGATGAATTGATCGCGCTGGCGTACCTGCTTGCCGTTATCCGGTGCCAGCCCGCGACTGGCGCGCCATTGCCGGGTGCCTTCCTGCTCGACGAAGGTGGCGAAAGACTCATTGAATTCGGTGTCGTCCTTTACATAAAAGCGCTGGTGCGCCAGTTCATGAAAGATCAGCGTCGCCAGGCGTTCGTCGCCCCAATGCATCATCGAACTCAGGATTGGATCGTTGAACCAGCCCAGCGTCGAATAGGCCTCTACACCGCCAATCGACACGTCCATGCCCTGCAAGCGCTGCAACGCCGCCTCGCCTCGGGCGGCGCCCTGGCTGTAATAACCGCGATAAGCCACGCAACCGGCAATGGGGAAACAATGATTGTGCGGCGCCAGGGAAAACTCTGGCGTGGCGAAGACATTCCAGACTACGAACGGCCGGCCAATGTCCGCATACAGGCGATAGCTTTGATTGTCCGGTAGATGCAGCTGATCACTGGCAAACGCCCGTGCTTCGCGCGCCTGGGCCAGGTGCACCTTCAGTTGGGCATCGCGAGCAGGGTCGGCAATGACCTGGTCGATAGGCTCCCGGGCCTGCAACAACCGCAGTTGCCCGCCGACGAGCTGGCTGTAGTAACCGGCGCTTGTGCAACCGTTGAGTAACAAAAGCAGGAGGCCTGGAAACAAAATCCGGAAAACACGGTCGAGTAACCGATGGCTTGAACGCGGCCTGATCAATTGGAATCACCCTGGGAAGTCTGCCCACAAGACTATCTCGCTTGCCTGGAGCTTCGCTATGCGTGTGTTGATGCTGACGAGCGGCCTGTTGCTGCTGACCGGCTGCGCCGGTTTGCCTGATCCTGATCCCTCCCAAGCGTGGATTGACCTGGGAAACCAACAGGACACCGCGCTTCAAGCGCTAGAAGTCGATGACAAGACGTCCATCGACCGGCGCTATTTCGAAGTGCAACCCGGTAGCCATGAACTGACGGTGCGTTATCAATTTGCCGTCGAACCGGGCAACATCGGCCCGGATGCCGAGCCGCTGTGGCGTGATTGCCGGTTGAACGTGAAATTCAAGGACTTCAACGCGGGCCAACGTTACCAGTTGCAGGCCGGCAGCATCGGTTTCCGGCCATGGGCCAAGCTTTACGACCAGCAACGCAAAGTGGTGGGGCAAGGTACGTCGGCGGGCTGCCAACAAACTTGATTAGCGCTATGCTCAATGCCTGATTTTCAGGAAACTCACCATGCGCTTACCTCTGCTGTTACTGGCCCTGGTCTCCATGAGCGGTTGTGCAACGAGCCCGTTGCCTCAGGTCGACCCGAGCATGGCGTGGGTCGATTTCGCTACCCCCATGCCGGGCGGCAAAATGCTGATGGCTGAGGGGCTGGATGGCCAGCGATTGCGAGACGGACGGTTCTTTCAGGTTTCGCCGGGCAGCCACGAACTGAAAGTGCGCTTCGACTTCGAGGTGTTTAGCGGTGGTGGGTTGGGTATGCAAGCCGAACCGCAGGAGCGACTGTGCTACATGCTCGTGCGTTATGACCATTTCGAGGCCGGTCAACGCTATCGACTGGAGGCTCGCAACCTGGCGTTCACGCCCAGCGCCCGGCTCTATGATGCCAAGCGTCAAATCGTGGCCGAAGAGCGACAAGTCAATTGCGTCCCATAGAGCGTCCTAGCGGTCGTTCTTCTGGTAGATGATTTTCTTCGTGCCGTTTTCGCAAGTGCCCACCACCATGTTCTGGTCGTGGACTTCGTCGTTGGTGACGATTTCCAACGTGTAGGACGACACGTTATTGGCCTGGATCTTCGCTTCGATTTCCGCTTTCAGCTCTTCGCAGGATTTGGGGGCGGCAAGGGCTGATGCAGCGAATGCGCAACCGATGACCACCAGGGCTGATCGTTTCATGTTCGAATTCCTCATGGCAGCGCGCACTGCCTGTGCGCTGAAACTGCAGGCTTCATTCGATCATAATTGCGCCAGGGTAAACAGCTCGACCGTACTCAAGAAATCGCAGCCCTCGGCAACGCCTGCGAAGGCTGCGACCCTTTCATGCGTCAGTTCACCAACGTCGCATCCAGGGTGATCTGGGCGTTCAGTACCTTGGAAACCGGGCACCCTTCCTTGGCCTTCTTGCTCAGTTCGTCGAATTGCGCCTGGCTGGCGCCGGGGATTTTCGCCTTGAGCACCAACTTGACTGCTGTGATCGCGAAACCGCCATCGACCTGGTCCAGGGTCACTTCAGCGTTGGTGTCGATGCTGTCGGCCTTGAGCCCGGCATCGCCGAGGATCATCGAAAAGGCCATGGAAAAGCAGCCGGCATGAGCTGCGCCGATCAATTCCTCTGGGTTGGTGCCCTTGCCGCCTTCAAAGCGCGCCTTGAAGCCGTAGGGCGCTTCGCGCAGCACACCGGTTTCCGTGGAGATGGAGCCGATACCGGTTTTCAGGTCACCTTCCCAATGAGCCGATGCTTTCTTGATGATAGCCATGTCTGCCTCCTGAAGATCCGGCGCGAGAGACGCGCCTGGTGTTTTTTAATTGTCTGGATTGTGAGGATAGACCGCCCGGAAAAGTTCACCTTGTCGATTAGCCGACGAATTTAGTAGGAAAATTCTTCGCAGCTATTGAAACTCGGGTATATGCCCACATTGCATGGAACACACCTTTAG
The sequence above is drawn from the Pseudomonas sp. St316 genome and encodes:
- a CDS encoding aminopeptidase is translated as MIRPRSSHRLLDRVFRILFPGLLLLLLNGCTSAGYYSQLVGGQLRLLQAREPIDQVIADPARDAQLKVHLAQAREARAFASDQLHLPDNQSYRLYADIGRPFVVWNVFATPEFSLAPHNHCFPIAGCVAYRGYYSQGAARGEAALQRLQGMDVSIGGVEAYSTLGWFNDPILSSMMHWGDERLATLIFHELAHQRFYVKDDTEFNESFATFVEQEGTRQWRASRGLAPDNGKQVRQRDQFIQLILDTRQRLEKLYTQPLPTEQMRQRKAKEFERLRTDYGQLRDTQWAGDKRYDAWVYAPLNNARLLPFGLYDQWVPAFAALFRREGGDWLGFYAEVEKLGKLPIDERKAALKVLAQPKRPAG
- a CDS encoding OsmC family protein: MAIIKKASAHWEGDLKTGIGSISTETGVLREAPYGFKARFEGGKGTNPEELIGAAHAGCFSMAFSMILGDAGLKADSIDTNAEVTLDQVDGGFAITAVKLVLKAKIPGASQAQFDELSKKAKEGCPVSKVLNAQITLDATLVN
- a CDS encoding HU family DNA-binding protein — its product is MRKPDLAAAIAEKADLTKEQANRVLNAVLEEITGALHRKDSVTLVGFGTFLQRHRGARTGKNPQTGEPVKIKASNTVAFKPGKFLKDSVNP
- a CDS encoding DUF1161 domain-containing protein — translated: MKRSALVVIGCAFAASALAAPKSCEELKAEIEAKIQANNVSSYTLEIVTNDEVHDQNMVVGTCENGTKKIIYQKNDR